The Rhopalosiphum maidis isolate BTI-1 chromosome 2, ASM367621v3, whole genome shotgun sequence genome segment GTTAAAAAggtcaaacaatatttttagtattgttttgtcaaaaataaatataacctaGTTACTGTATCattatttgaaaactaaattactaataaaaactataaataaaacataaaatatccaaaCGGGATctcagaattatttattagtttatcacAAATTCCTTGATAATCgtgaattttgtttatttttttttatgaaaattggtGTTTAGTTGGTTTTACTCAATgaactatatataggtacctaacctattatatttctttaccACGATGTTCGTTATTTTTTAGGCAACTCacagtcaatttttttttgattctatGCTACCTCTACACTCTTGCTACGTATCTCGTGACCATAAACTGACTGGATTCGCCTCATCTCGTGGGCGAAATACATAATCTAACTTATTGTTCTACATCAGTGGTTTTCAACCGGTGTGCCGTGGTGAGCGCTCTTACAGTGTGCCgcgaaaaatctattaatagttttattagtatgtatttatatgtatatatataaaatatacttctcATATTATATGGATTGGTGTGCCGCGAAAATTTTGTAGGAGATGAAGTTGTGCATGGTTAAAAAGGTTGAAAACTACTGTTCTACACTCTTGTGCTCGGCCAGAATGTAGAGtgagcataaaaatatattgaaacataGTTTTctccattttaaaatactaatttaatattatattaatctaatttCTTATAGCTATTTTCCTAATTAGGAAAATGCAGTTaggattattttttgttactctttattatattgaatatgtatcaatattttaattttagaattgttatattagttttcttcaaaaatcatttataacttTGTAAAATTAGGTGCTAAGAATGAAAATTTAGTACaaggttatatttataacgccTATTAgccataattttgtttaactaGTGGGTGTTGGACGTTGGTAGctatgtaattactaataatattcaaaaatatttattgacaattgtaatttgattgctgtgatatattttatagttccagccttaatataatattttgagtttcttgtttttttttaattataataataaatctatattattttaatttctaagtaTAGTTTTGTAATGAATATACTATACTTCCCGAAAGTTGATAATTTAGTACcacgatttaagataatttaccTATGGTCTTATGacgaattttataaacaataaggtACGACGatgtaaaaaactaaaaaccattatagttttataattatttaatctaaccttacatttatatttaggaATGCTATTGCTGTAATTACAAAATGATGTctcttatttgttttcaaaacacGTGtcgtatctatttttttaaattgctataaggattttatgaaaataaaaatatttaccatagtaaatttattaattcatttgaattaatttacttacgaattaataatatttttaatttattgaaaataaaagaaatatacaagttggtatattatttagttaaaaataaaaagatctTGAAATATAACACTGAAGTAGAATATTGAGAATATTCCGTTTACGTACTCCTTTAATcgaatattatagttacgaTCATATTATTTCCTTAATccttgttaaaaaattaatgttttttaattaactaactGTGATTGtgatatttaaagatattgggtatagttatattttcaatgcaGAGTATATTCACCTATAATTAAtggtattgaaataaaaatatttaacaaatcaaattaaatttagcatGTAGGCATGGTAtaaaattaggtaggtatatttattaattacgcTCAAGTTGAAATCTAACAAGTGTAATTTTCTaatgtgtttatttgtttaaaaatacagttttagCAGACGTAATACTCGCATGTGTTGTTTCCATCTTACAGATTACACACGTAggacatagcaaattttcgttctgcagtttcaatagtgtgttattagttttgatattagagtgaattgatcaattataaagtttaaatgtattatctagGGTCCCATGTagccttttattgatattattatttttaaattatgatcttttaattttactttttaaaatgatcataacttaaaaataatatcgataaaagGTTACGTGGTAttctagaaaataattttacccttaaaattttataattggtgAATTaactctaatatcaaaactaaaagcacactattgaaactgCTGAACGAAAAATTTCTATATCTCGTAGGTAtataagacggagacaacgcATGCGGGTACTACGTACTCTTAAACAAATTTGATTTCTAATTACAgcgaatatttttgtactaaaGATATAGACAATTAGTTAGTTGGGATCAGAAAAAATGCAATGCTGCCATTTTAggttgtgtatattttattgtttatgctGAGTTAAAACATTTAGAGGTTCCACacttttatcttattattatttagtaattattaataacttctaTCAATTTGCAGAACAAAGAAAGTTGGAAaggtgtatatttaatttgatttttaaattattccactttattcattttaatatcgtaactaatttataaactgcGTGGtcgttatgtaaattatttttataaacatttctcTGACATATTCTCTATTTGAAtagtaatttcaaaaaaattatttttatgtatttaatcgtTGTGGGATTaagctatatatatagagaaatataaaaagataattgtatacatattaatgaaaaatacataatacataatcgtGTATTGTGtagtcaaaaaatgtatacattttagctATAGTaagcacttttttttttgtgatagaAAATATGATGACACTGATGTGTAAAGTCCTTCATTATGAGTTGATTTCAAACTCAAGGATGctacataaatttatagctTAGTTACCtactaaaattactatttacaaaatttaaaatatagattttccTCTTCAAATGTAGATAATCTGATtatgtatctaaaataaaatatgttaaattaatataaaaaaaacaaccaatttttggtaaaaataaaaatgtaataccatCGTCGGTTAACTATGTATAACTTTGGTACTTTAAAGAGTTAAATGCTGACGTTAAAATTAACTGTGAAGTTttgtttggtttatttttattcatttttttaacttacatgattgaaaaaaaaatgttattataattttaatatagtatataataataattatcttcatTAATCTCacataacataaaacaattagaTATACTTACCACGTAGAAAGTGttgtcattatatttaaaaaaaattatcaatgcaaaatttcagttaaaattgataatggaAGGAgttagttttgaaattttttctcacaatatgataaatactCGTAATTTAAGATGAACGTACTTATAAGAGTAGTTTTACTTTAGATTCTAAGAGAatcgatgaatgtattgattttacaatgatgtgtgtattTTGTCTATCTGTCATCAACTTCTGaggctaaaaaaaattgaaatttcgattttcaaaaattagggTGGTTCTTGGTAGTAAACTGATTTTTGgtgggtcaaaagtaaaaattggaaatactttttttttttttatcaagaaaataaagttaaaattaaggaaaaatagtaatttttacgcaaatccaatttttgataaaattaatcttgttttttttttgtgtaattaaaatacgaataacaattgatatttgaaattatcacCAAATATGGTGATGTTATAtgttgataaatgtataaataaatatatgttgacGTATGtcgtcaaaataataaactattttgtagtgagaatttcataaaaacttattttttatctaattttgaaaatgttatacaagaTTCCTCATAAGTGGTTAAAACTGAAACCATAAAatctaagaaatatataaagacaattatttttttcatacatttaaagtcaaataacaatgttaattattttgttttaatttaaatatatacataattagtgggaactttgaattattatgaattttactatacgcatgacatttttgatttattttaagatgttattaagttatgagttatataacatatatacgtatattgattaaatattgtaaaatgtacattagttaaatgcaatattttcggaaaaaaaatatatcaacctactgtaaaaatatgaaatgttgtttgttttatagGCTTATTGACTCCGCTTAGAATAGTTTTTcgtatagaattatattatacctatatcattgaattaaaatttaatttaccgaTAATAATTTCTCAATCGACGCCTAatgttaatcatttttaaaaaaaaaaattggtttaatttaatacgttcaacttttaaattttttaaatttttcaaaaaattttacaacatttacTTGTTGACATTTCACCATtatcgaaataatttttaaacttgttattgttttataaattttatagccCTGAGAGttaggatatattattatataattattttacttaacaatcaataaaatgttaactatagaatattctaaaaattattttaaaaatttaaatttttaattgagttaTTTGTTGAAATCACACTGATATTTAAAGCTTTATggtattaatcataatacttattaattatatcaatacttTTTTCTTCGTTACTTCTTACGAGTAATCTTAATCTTTAACGTTTTATAAAcactttttactttaataaacaTAGATCTCctagaaattgtatttttgttttaccgaatttatatcatttaatattttttataactacagTTATTCGTTGGTTAAACTTTAGTTTTATGGATTCTTAATACAATCTATTTGATAGAAGAATATTATCAGAATGTATGATCTTTCATTGTTTGATTAATCTTTGAATTAACTCAAAATCATAAGAAGTTCTTATTAAGAGAATGACGGCGTGTtcacgttaatttttttttgtcaagtaatcttagagtaaaataatccatttcaaaaattattgagaatatttttaatgatttgatataaatttgtttaaatattgttttaaaattgttcatgaATGTAAAGtcaaaaatacttgaaatttgtaAGCAGATAaaagtcaatatttataaaatgttaagttttGAAATAGCCCATTGATTagtcacatttttatatattcagcGTTAAATATATAGGCATAGCACTTTATGGCGCATCTTTAAAAGGTTAGTTAGTTAATCTTTCAATGTACAATGAATTTTATGAatgtgattataattattatcgtttataatattgtgttatatgaAAAGTATACAGAGTGCTTCTTATGTcacaaataaactttatttttcctAATGAAAAaagagttaataatataatgtatctaaAATTGATGATTTGactatcagaaaaaaaaaacattactagaaaactaaaataaaataaagttgatttttttgttgataaaactgtatgcttaaaaatttaaaaattgttataaaaataaaggaatTTTGtcgtttttttgaaattttatttaatcgttaaaaaaaaaccacataaacaacaagataataaataataatatgagatacgccctgtttaatatataatacttgtacTTGAAAATTTCGAAGTattaaattcgttttttaacTACACAAAATGtactgtaaaattataattttaatttagatgctaacaaaaaaaaaaaattaaactaaaagtattaattgccataattgtatacttttcTGTTAATATTCGATGTACGTTGCAATATACTGTGTCTTTTTGCCTTTACAGTGATTTTAATCGATAAACTACCCAACCCAAAACTCTGAACCTACTCTCTTTCTACCGTTACTACCCTCATTCTAATACAGTCTAGTCACCTTGACAACTCGATGAATATTgtcaaataacttttatactatattgttaatttttatttctagccATCATCACCTTATTCTAAGTTTGTTctgtatgtgtattatttaaatgccattattttctaagtatataatttgtttgtttcaTTTTGACATTGGGTATGCTTGATTAAAGCTTAAAACTTAATTCcacgtgaatataatatgttattaaaaaactaaaaagtgatgaaatattaagttaaatgtctgttataattttcaaatgtaggtattacaatatattgtgtgtaataataaacattaaatgtgttaaaatatttaaacaaaaaatatttgtatttcaagAAAACGCATTTTAtcgacaattatttaaaaataatgatttttattaacttagtttttaacataaaagtatacatgttacggataatgataatatttagataatgtCAACATTAGCCATGCTTTTGgctaatgtgtattttttttgtttataaacatgaaatattaacattatccGGATAATGTCAACGTTAATCAGTCAATATTGGATTatgataaaagttatatattaaatagagaAAGTTTTTGTTAACGgtctatatactttaatatcacaataataaagcGTTGGACTGCCAAAGTATAACAACGTATATTatcttaacttataatttaaattgaaaaataaacgggactatattattttaggttggtattatattttaattgtatgatttttttgttataattctattatgttttatatgctatataataCACGACACCAATCAGTAGTTATTCTGTTTTCACATATGATATTCGCGAGTGCAATTGTCAagtgttttaattgttttatttaaataaaatggaaacaaaaatagaattttataatttattcaagaaACTGTTATCCGCAAAACGAGAAGTTAATTGatcttatttatcaaataagatgatagaaaataatagactcgattctgatttttttttacttaatcaagcagaaaaaattaaatttaggtcTATTCATACGTTTCTCACAGGCTACAATGAAGACATTGtatggttaggttaggttatgttaggttaggttagacaTTGTCTTTGCCCTGTTTACCCGATGTCGACAGAAGACAAGCAGAtccaagaaatattttattttttgtagctGTGTTTATTGAGAATGGGCAATACTATAACCTTTCCAATAAATATGGTACTTTGCCACAGTTATATACTAGAAACCAGTTTGGTGTTAGTCCGACTCTAATTCCACTGGATGAGGTGGTACACGTAGACAAATCATTGAGGGAAATTGCGAGTCAAATGTCATACGGTGGGTGGTGGTTAAGGATACAAAAAGGGCTTATGTAAGGGGAAATGTTTCACTAATCTATGTAAGTGTAAATCATCTAGCATTTGTGCTATTCAAAATGTCATGGAAGCATGACATGTAATAATGAAGGATAATAGCTTAATtcgatgtttaaaataataatttagaatataaaatataattatcaatttaatgttGTACCATTAGtagataattcattaaaaataaactcatattgttttataggGTGGAACATGATTGAGAACGTTTTACCTGTTAACTTTTATGCAACTTTGCcacattgattaaaaatacaaaatagtatatctaatattaaattttaatatgataattgatatattattaatatttgaaatacatttttttgccatttgaaaaataaactaatttaatatcaattatttgtcTGTTtaagatacaatttaaatttttatcctgAGTACTTATTTccagttaattatatatatcgcATCAAGTCATTATATCTTTACTTTGTTTAAACTCTAAGTTAGAATTAATTGTAGAAATAATACGATCATAGTCATTACTGGCCAtggttttgataatattattttcgattgATTTCATTGTTTCCTTCAAAACATAAATCACTACATGTGTAGAAAGAtgcttgttaaaaatttagataaacaACAACGTCGTTCAAAAGATCGTTCTCAATCATGttactaaaaaagtaaatgttaTCTTTATGGCTTTTATGGTACTCACTAATTATGTCttgagtatatttaatattattaatgatttaaaattgttttatctcGTGTATGATAATTGatgcatttttatagttattaagacatcatccaaaagttcttggctaatattatattatcctatTAATGTCATCATTAcccgtaacatatatattaataatatataacattatgtataaagtatgTATCTCAATtactatgaattttaataagttcAATACTAGGGGTGGGAATTCTCAATTTAATGCATCAGCCTAAACgcgtattttaattacaagatGGTATTAGAAACAGAAGTCAGTATTAGTATATGGTTATATCGGTATATACCGGAAACCCCGTAATATTGAAACACCAAAAAACcttaatatgataatgatattatatgtactattgaccagtacaaaataaaaatcgtttatcCATATGGTAACCGGTATTACTTTGGTAACGAACGGtacttcatataaatatagtggaacctttattttacaaaattgaaagttctttgaaaaatattcgttagatagaaattttatcaaaagaaataatttttttttacttaaaaactcatttttagggtacataatgtaaatagtataatactatgatatataatatgattaataggtaatacatattatgtatatataaattaataaaataatgcatttaaactatattaagtatgtaaattataattttgttttattttttattttaaaagaactcTGATATCTTGTTGACAACAACTTTTATACCATTTTGACTATAAAAATGCTCGCATTCTTTTAAATAAGTCTGTCTGATTTACGAGTatgtactttataaatatgtaataatacaatagtttttaatatagaaaatttagacaaaataaattcgttaaatagaaacatttttaaatgaacattttacGGTTTGTTAAATAGAGGAAGGTTGTAGAAAGTGTGGAAATGATTgcattttggaaaatattttataagttgttaAATGAGATCAAGTCtccctaaaaatattatacgtaatttgtatttaagctgctaaaaattacaaaatattcactACCTACTTAACGAAAAAaacttgtataaaaaataatatatgtattattgtttattattaaataagtaaatattatgaatattaatattatattattattcatgagTAAATTAGTTCTATTCAAAATTGAGTTTATGTTTAAAGTGACAGCGTGTttctaatacattattttaatacatgtttaaaaaaaaaatgtttagatcaGAGGTTCCTAAACTGGGGGTCGCGATTATAATTTTGGTAGgtcacattatatttttaaataatatgttttttttaataatttattacttttagtttataaaacagcaacaaataaaaaaaaagaagaaaggTCATTCATTGATATTGTGAGTcaccaaatttaaaacaattcacaaaatgtacaataaaaagttTGGGAACCTCTGGTTTAGGTTATATAGCATATTAGATTATTTGCGTTTTACAAACTTGTGtggattttaaaatgcattttaaatattattaggagCATTGAATTACTCAAATTGAAATCACATATTATGCCAAAATTTCTCAATAGCGTTAAGTGTTGCTGAATCTTAAGTCTACCAAGCctagtgtaatattaaatttcggGGTTCCttacatagaaaaaaattattatccacataactattaaacattatttcttgaactatacatatattaaataaaaaaatagctaaataaagaaatttatttagtatatagtatacaaaaaatatccataaaaattaaaaaaattaaatgattaacaatacctaattattaaaacatttaaatcagGAGAGGtcataccaaaaatattaattctttcttggtttttttgttggaaaaatgttattataatatgttgttatcatttttaagtaactttatttttcaaaaagattAATTTCTGTTACAGCAATAGAtaagaaatgaaaattataaactaaaaaagtctatattttttacatttctatTATGTGTTGTTTTGTGGCGAATAAAAATAGTcatacaaacaattttgtattatttatttttggtggGTGGGTATCAACTCTTAACCCTCTCTTCCATTTATGGCCCAGacttaatttctaatttttatagttactaCATAAAGTAGTTTAAGTACTCCTAATTCTTATCCAAAAAATGTCCCAAGTACAATGTtcactatacataatttacaagcgtgtaattattgtttatatgaaTGATAATTCAccttctaaaaatgtattaattatttaaaactaaaaatatttaattatatcattttaacactataaaataaaatggaaaataaactgtataataattttatttactattaaggtatatttctttataattgtattaacaaaaattgttttattagaaGTGAAACAAGAATTGGAAGATCTTATGgtggatattaaaaaaactgctAATAGAGTCCGTGCCAAACTCAAAGGTTTGTTTCAAACttgtttattcaataatattctttggtattatgaaagtattaaatatatatatatatttttattagaaattgaaCAGAATATAGAAGCAGAAGAGCAATTGAACAAATCATCAGCAGATTTAAGAATACGCAAAACACAACATTCAACATTGTCACGTAAATTTGTTGAAGTGATGACAGAATATAACCGTACACAGACAGATTACAGAGAACGTTGTAAAGGTCGAATTCAAAGGCAATTAGaaataagtaagtatatacTACATTTTAGGTTCTGAGcagagtaataaatatattagttttaaaataatttttattaaattgtaacacctaaaattttaaaatttaataaaaaattccttatacatttattttgtctgaaattaaaaaaaagtttagatTAAAGCtgcttaaattgtttataagtgatttacattcaaattttagtGACATtggttatttaaacataaaacaacaatttttgttatgatgttattatattatacaacaaattttgattataaaaccttaaaacactatttctaaaaatataattttcacaataattattaataatttcaagatATTTAAACCTAATCATTTCATggtatttagaattttgaacTAAGTAAATGATCTTAGACTCGGTCAATAAGCTTGAAGATTTGATAAATACTTTTGATAAGTTGTActtaagcagttaaaaataccttaaaaaaaGATGGGCACATTTTTTTGTGTTGGCTTTCAAATTGtgataaagtttataaaactataaaattgtgtctacttatttatttcttgatatttttaaactgttaaaaGAATAATGTATTGGggatattcaatattgtatcaaatttaatataaggttaCTCATAAGTTTTTAcaagaatctaaaaatgtgAAAACTAAGTTTGTACaatgtgttttatatatacataaatgtttttataatgctTTTATGAATTACTATAAgtctattttgtattaattcaatattatattttagcggGAAGAACAACTACTAATGATGAACTTGAAGAAATGTTAGAACAAGGAAACCCAGCTGTGTTCACGCAAGgcgtaattataaaaatataatatattttttttttttttaatattatttcttttagatAATTATGGAAACACAACAAGCTAGGCAAACATTGGCTGATATTGAAGCCAGGCATgctgatattataaaactggAAAACTCAATCAGAGAACTTCATGATATGTTCATGGATATGGCAATGTTGGTAGAAAATcaagtatgtattttaaaaattgtgtaatgGTTTATAATCCAATTTTTATTCAGATACTGAGTAGAGCAAGGAAGCTGTTGGatttaaaatgtgtgttttttgtctgttaacaattttttggATAAAAGTAGTattctatagttttataaaatcttttcTATGCCAGATTATGGCACCAAATACATACCAGAGGTACTAACCTTATGATGTGCTGGTgaattttttgtgtatttataatagtttattgatACCTAATTTCTTATGTATGTTATGAAATTGGTTATTTGgattgttattcaaaataagttgttttaattttctatttttggaaaaaatgtgttttggtGAATAAAGTTATTGGGTAAAATAGTATGGGTTGGTATGCTGTGGGTTTTTACCaactaatgttatttaatgctccttttttttttcaaaaaaaaaagagtttgATGCCactgaaaacatattttttagataacttttaaaatatcctaGTCAGGGGCGTCAATTCAGCTTTAAAATAGGGCTACTAAGTTATTAAGTAGGCCAAATTTGTCCATCATatcaaaatttagtaaaaatagtaaaatttattgcTATACATTTTAGACTATTTGTAGAAGTCTCACAACCAGCCTACACACTTAAAAAGATgaataatttggtttttttttaaatagtcaatAGGTGATCGCAGgacatataagaaaaaaatataactttttatacatttttgtatgcaAATATTGATTCTGCAACACATTGTAGATGTgagttttaaagttatttaaaacctACACTTTCACTCAGATaatgcttattataatatatttttttcaaagccaaataaatttatattgcctATTCTATTACTTTGAATGTTGATTATactgtcattatttttaaatataattcataaatttaactttagcatctcaatttataataaggaaGAATgactaatatcattaattcaaatcaaatatttgattatacaaTTGAAGTTGTAAgcaatatcttataaaaaaaattaatgtaagctGTTAGCGTATAGTTTtttgtaaatcattaaattatttgaagtttgaaacgaggagtttttaaataattaacaaaacaaaGATAACACCATGCGGGTATGGTGTCATTTTGATAAgacagaataaatatattttttaattttgatccaTTGATATAATCTTACAACTCTCAAGAAaagttaactataataaagattaaaacaatatattatttataaaatatttttaataataattattatagtttatttattacattttaactgtATCGacgtagtataaaattaaggcAGGTCAATATGGTACAGGAAAAAATAGGCCACCAATAAACCTTGCAATACTCTAAATGGCGCCCCTGATCCCCAGTcctttttgacaaatataaaatcttaattaattataatattgcgtcatttaaaaaacaataattttatagaatttagatattttggcatattatattcgcattttatggaaaaatattgtggatttttaataaataacaatttttagctctataataagtactatataaatttcaaaaaaatagctGTGGTTAttacatatagtattattgaataataaagaaaGTAAACTAAATGAtagtaatttagttaaataaatatcccaataaaaagttttttaatcttacattataaatgttatagttGTTATAGTTGTGTTAGGTTCAGcaataataacttaacttTTTTCATCACTCTCCATTAATGTtaactaatgaaaatatagtggaaaaatattattatattttttaagaacattccttgtatcattacattttgaagtgctctttcacttaaaaatacagTCTTTGGACTTAACACATTATGGtctatttttctatacattataatctatattctatatttaaaatctatacttaTCCCATTaatcagaatattattaagttacatttatatgagcattgtttttaatgtttaaaattaatttatacctttaaaatattaatttaattaataaaaaaatatctttta includes the following:
- the LOC113554621 gene encoding syntaxin-1A isoform X1; protein product: MAKDRLAALKAAQSDDEEGGTDDVAVNLEGRQDGSGAGFMDKFFEEVEGIRGMIDKIQANVEEVKKKHSAILSAPQTDEKVKQELEDLMVDIKKTANRVRAKLKEIEQNIEAEEQLNKSSADLRIRKTQHSTLSRKFVEVMTEYNRTQTDYRERCKGRIQRQLEITGRTTTNDELEEMLEQGNPAVFTQGIIMETQQARQTLADIEARHADIIKLENSIRELHDMFMDMAMLVENQGEMIDRIEYHVEHAVDYVQTATQDTKKALKYQSKARRKKIMILICLTILIVILGGFVMSFLPKLH
- the LOC113554621 gene encoding syntaxin-1A isoform X2, with product MAKDRLAALKAAQSDDEEGGTDDVAVNLEGRQDGSGAGFMDKFFEEVEGIRGMIDKIQANVEEVKKKHSAILSAPQTDEKVKQELEDLMVDIKKTANRVRAKLKEIEQNIEAEEQLNKSSADLRIRKTQHSTLSRKFVEVMTEYNRTQTDYRERCKGRIQRQLEITGRTTTNDELEEMLEQGNPAVFTQGIIMETQQARQTLADIEARHADIIKLENSIRELHDMFMDMAMLVENQGELIDRIEYHVSFTVEKVAEGKKELDVAEDYHKGAQKKKIMILICLTILIVILGGFVMSFLPKLH
- the LOC113554621 gene encoding syntaxin-1A isoform X3, translated to MKSIYRPLLCDFKLEVEGIRGMIDKIQANVEEVKKKHSAILSAPQTDEKVKQELEDLMVDIKKTANRVRAKLKEIEQNIEAEEQLNKSSADLRIRKTQHSTLSRKFVEVMTEYNRTQTDYRERCKGRIQRQLEITGRTTTNDELEEMLEQGNPAVFTQGIIMETQQARQTLADIEARHADIIKLENSIRELHDMFMDMAMLVENQGEMIDRIEYHVEHAVDYVQTATQDTKKALKYQSKARRKKIMILICLTILIVILGGFVMSFLPKLH